One Hermetia illucens chromosome 4, iHerIll2.2.curated.20191125, whole genome shotgun sequence DNA segment encodes these proteins:
- the LOC119655988 gene encoding chymotrypsin inhibitor Ani s 6-like — translation MNFYMGIALVLSALLAVSAGPTSGKKSCPANEIYFECGANCQSECDTLGEPCMINYFRCPDGCYCIDNYARLSPGGKCVPIEKCPKKL, via the exons ATGAATTTCTACATGGGAATCGCTTTGGTTTTGTCTGCTTTATTAGCAGTTTCTGCAGGTCCTACTTCAG GAAAAAAATCGTGCCCGGCCAATGAAATTTACTTTGAATGTGGGGCGAACTGCCAATCCGAGTGTGACACCTTGGGTGAGCCATGCATGATTAATTATTTCCGATGTCCAGATGGTTGCTATTGCATTGATAACTACGCAAGGTTATCACCTGGAGGAAAATGTGTGCCAATAGAGAAGTGtccaaaaaaattataa